In Stenotrophomonas sp. ASS1, the following proteins share a genomic window:
- a CDS encoding lambda-exonuclease family protein, whose product MITVDLIQGTPEWHAHRATHFNASDAPAMMGCSPYKTRSQLLREFATGATIEHDAATLQRFADGHRFEDLARPLAEQIIGEELYPCVGVDGKYSASFDGLTLLEDKAFEHKSLNDDLRLAMPVDGGDACLPLHYQVQMEHQAMVSGAERVLFMASKWSGDDLVEERHCWYTPNPELRARIVAGWAQLEADVAAFEPGPASEPVPVGRAPETLPALSIQVTGMVTASNLAEFKENALAVLGSINRELQSDEDFADAEKTVTWCKGVEERIEATKQQVLGQTADIDAVFRTMDDVAAETRKIRLELDKLVAKRKDERRTEIGNNARRAVIDHIQGINETLGAHAVPMPATLVADLQAAIKGKRSFTSMQDAVDAVATNAKITASQAADRIRANIAILAEHPDYATLFADRVQLCASKAPDDLRNLVAARISEHRQAEQERLDAEREKIRKEEEARAQKAATEQAAQAAQAAQPAAAEQQPVPAAAVPAAAPVRTVATAVASAPTPAAAPREVVKIKLGDINARIAPLSISADGLAMLGFKPINATGSAKLYDQAQFPAMCRAMIEGLQDAANSYPLAA is encoded by the coding sequence ATGATCACCGTCGACCTGATCCAGGGCACGCCGGAATGGCATGCCCACCGCGCCACCCACTTCAACGCCAGCGACGCGCCGGCCATGATGGGCTGCAGCCCGTACAAGACCCGCAGCCAGCTGCTGCGCGAGTTCGCCACCGGCGCGACCATCGAGCACGACGCAGCAACCCTGCAGCGCTTCGCCGACGGCCACCGTTTCGAAGACCTGGCCCGGCCGCTGGCCGAGCAGATCATCGGCGAGGAGCTGTATCCCTGCGTCGGCGTCGACGGCAAGTACTCGGCCAGCTTCGACGGCCTGACCCTGCTGGAGGACAAGGCCTTCGAGCACAAGTCGCTCAACGACGACCTGCGCCTGGCCATGCCGGTGGACGGTGGCGACGCCTGCCTGCCGCTGCACTACCAGGTGCAGATGGAACACCAGGCCATGGTCAGCGGCGCCGAGCGCGTGCTGTTCATGGCGTCGAAGTGGAGCGGTGACGACCTAGTCGAGGAGCGGCACTGCTGGTACACGCCGAACCCGGAGCTGCGTGCGCGCATCGTCGCAGGCTGGGCGCAGCTGGAGGCAGACGTTGCGGCTTTCGAGCCGGGCCCGGCCAGCGAGCCTGTGCCGGTCGGCCGCGCTCCAGAGACCCTTCCGGCGCTGAGCATCCAGGTCACCGGCATGGTCACCGCCTCCAACCTGGCCGAATTCAAGGAAAACGCGCTGGCGGTGCTGGGCTCGATCAACCGGGAACTGCAGTCCGATGAGGACTTCGCCGACGCCGAGAAGACGGTCACCTGGTGCAAGGGCGTCGAGGAACGCATCGAGGCGACGAAGCAGCAGGTTCTGGGCCAGACAGCCGACATCGATGCGGTGTTCCGCACGATGGACGACGTGGCCGCCGAGACGCGCAAGATCCGGCTGGAACTGGACAAGCTGGTGGCGAAGCGGAAGGATGAACGCCGTACCGAGATCGGCAACAACGCTCGGCGCGCGGTGATCGACCACATCCAGGGAATCAACGAAACGCTGGGCGCGCATGCTGTGCCGATGCCGGCCACACTGGTCGCAGATCTGCAGGCTGCCATCAAGGGCAAGCGTTCCTTCACCAGCATGCAGGATGCGGTCGACGCGGTTGCTACCAATGCCAAGATTACCGCCAGCCAGGCGGCCGACCGTATCCGCGCCAACATCGCCATCCTGGCTGAGCATCCGGACTACGCGACCCTGTTCGCCGACCGTGTGCAGCTGTGCGCCAGCAAGGCGCCGGACGATCTGCGCAACCTGGTTGCTGCCCGGATCTCCGAACATCGGCAGGCGGAGCAGGAGCGTCTGGACGCCGAGCGCGAGAAGATCCGCAAGGAGGAGGAGGCTCGCGCGCAAAAGGCGGCAACAGAGCAGGCCGCCCAGGCAGCTCAGGCTGCACAGCCGGCAGCGGCCGAGCAGCAGCCCGTGCCTGCGGCAGCCGTCCCGGCAGCGGCTCCGGTGCGCACCGTGGCGACGGCAGTGGCCAGCGCTCCGACACCCGCCGCAGCGCCGCGCGAGGTGGTCAAGATCAAGCTCGGCGACATCAACGCTCGCATCGCCCCGCTGTCGATCAGCGCCGATGGGCTGGCCATGTTGGGGTTCAAGCCGATCAACGCCACCGGCTCGGCGAAGCTGTACGACCAGGCGCAGTTCCCGGCCATGTGCCGGGCCATGATCGAGGGCCTGCAGGACGCGGCCAACAGCTACCCGCTGGCCGCATGA
- a CDS encoding AlpA family transcriptional regulator yields MNESTAVTPSRLLRRAEVLARVGMAKSTLYLRISAGKFPKPVHLGSSVRWVESEIDSWIQDQMEQRDQTGETGGMGGGIADAA; encoded by the coding sequence ATGAACGAGAGCACCGCAGTCACCCCCAGCCGCCTCCTGCGTCGCGCCGAGGTTCTGGCCCGCGTCGGCATGGCCAAGTCGACCCTGTATTTGCGCATTTCCGCTGGGAAGTTCCCGAAACCGGTCCACCTGGGCAGCTCCGTTCGCTGGGTCGAATCGGAGATCGATTCCTGGATTCAGGACCAGATGGAGCAGCGTGACCAGACGGGCGAAACCGGGGGTATGGGTGGGGGTATCGCCGACGCAGCGTAG
- a CDS encoding alpha/beta hydrolase gives MATTGLGFIGRTTLIITVLLTLGGCATLRQFGPSVQVASVTPGQYIALKRGDILTTGKLSSATMETLRVAGLDEGVCAKPGLPCIEAMEGSIVVREEDKRSSLAELWLQYAMTLPAPKREYSTSGRAKSAITELDADFQPRLDAWMQVARQAYAYLFFTERTANQRGFEDRQTQVRDYYNLAVQEASVQLYNAYATGRVHGEASHFQLGRWTFVLAPSGQASPLDTRTPTELVPAASLSFTGTLRSVHRRDGFGAELVAVMNDPAGSTATPPSAATPAAQASTSAAQSWSEMPSPSMTVLLRFSGKNLWEVLHDDEPELEIHDPYQVTEVTLHGQQVPLAANFTAGYALWLARSNFSHQSLRSLFGGKGGIDTPHLYMMQPYDPNRRVLLMIHGLASSPEAWVNVANELMRDDEIRQDFQIWQFYYPTNMPIAMSHDAMRHTLDEVFKHFDPSGKAQASHDMVLVGHSMGGVISRLMVSSSGDHLVETLLATAQMTPAQQELLRTKGAPVLTFLPEPEVSRVVFIATPHRGTDVASTRLGRWIGRLVRLPLTVLEDVATIANDGKIDRNDGKHGYQMNSIQNLDKDDPFVRAVADLPMAPKVRYHSIIARAKADGPLEKTDDGLVPYWSSHLPHADSEKVIVSGHSVQEATPAIVELRRILHEDMQQHGAVVK, from the coding sequence ATGGCAACCACGGGCTTGGGCTTCATCGGCCGCACGACCCTCATCATCACCGTGCTGCTCACCCTGGGCGGCTGCGCGACGTTGCGCCAGTTCGGGCCGTCGGTGCAGGTGGCCTCGGTCACCCCCGGCCAGTACATCGCCCTGAAACGCGGCGACATCCTGACCACCGGCAAGCTCAGTTCGGCCACCATGGAGACGCTGCGCGTCGCCGGCCTCGACGAAGGCGTCTGCGCCAAGCCAGGCCTGCCCTGCATCGAGGCGATGGAAGGCAGCATCGTGGTGCGCGAGGAGGACAAGCGCTCAAGCCTGGCCGAACTGTGGCTGCAGTATGCGATGACCTTGCCCGCGCCCAAGCGCGAGTACTCCACGTCAGGCCGTGCCAAGAGCGCGATCACCGAACTGGATGCGGACTTCCAGCCGCGCCTGGACGCGTGGATGCAGGTCGCGCGGCAGGCCTACGCCTACCTGTTCTTCACCGAGCGCACGGCCAACCAGCGCGGTTTCGAAGACCGCCAGACCCAGGTGCGCGACTACTACAACCTGGCCGTGCAGGAAGCCTCGGTACAGTTGTACAACGCCTATGCCACCGGGCGCGTGCATGGTGAAGCCAGCCACTTCCAGCTGGGCCGCTGGACGTTCGTGCTGGCGCCGTCGGGCCAAGCATCACCGCTGGATACGCGTACGCCCACCGAACTGGTACCGGCAGCCTCGCTGTCGTTCACCGGCACGCTGCGCAGCGTGCATCGCCGCGATGGCTTCGGTGCCGAACTGGTGGCGGTGATGAACGATCCGGCTGGCAGCACGGCCACCCCGCCTTCGGCAGCGACGCCCGCCGCGCAGGCAAGCACCTCGGCCGCGCAGAGCTGGAGCGAGATGCCCTCCCCTTCGATGACGGTGCTGCTGCGCTTCTCCGGAAAGAACCTGTGGGAAGTGCTGCACGACGACGAGCCGGAACTGGAGATCCACGATCCCTACCAGGTCACCGAAGTCACCCTGCATGGGCAGCAGGTGCCATTGGCCGCGAACTTCACCGCAGGCTACGCACTGTGGCTGGCGCGCTCCAATTTCAGCCACCAATCGCTGCGTTCGCTGTTCGGTGGCAAGGGCGGCATCGACACGCCGCATCTGTACATGATGCAGCCCTACGACCCGAACCGCCGCGTGCTGCTGATGATCCATGGCCTGGCCAGCAGCCCGGAAGCCTGGGTCAACGTCGCCAACGAGCTGATGCGCGACGACGAGATCCGCCAGGACTTCCAGATCTGGCAGTTCTACTACCCGACCAACATGCCCATCGCGATGAGCCACGATGCGATGCGCCATACGCTGGATGAGGTGTTCAAGCACTTCGACCCCAGCGGCAAGGCGCAGGCCTCGCATGACATGGTGCTGGTCGGGCACAGCATGGGTGGGGTGATCTCACGGCTGATGGTATCTTCTTCCGGCGACCACCTGGTAGAGACCCTGCTGGCGACCGCACAGATGACGCCTGCGCAGCAGGAGCTGCTGCGCACCAAGGGCGCACCGGTACTGACCTTCCTGCCGGAACCGGAAGTCTCGCGCGTGGTATTCATTGCCACGCCGCACCGCGGTACCGATGTGGCGAGCACCCGCCTCGGCCGCTGGATCGGCCGCCTGGTACGGCTGCCACTGACCGTCCTGGAGGACGTGGCCACCATCGCCAACGACGGCAAGATCGATCGCAACGACGGCAAGCACGGCTACCAGATGAACAGCATCCAGAACCTGGACAAGGACGATCCCTTCGTGCGCGCCGTGGCCGACCTGCCGATGGCACCGAAGGTGCGTTACCACTCGATCATCGCGCGCGCCAAGGCAGATGGTCCGCTGGAAAAGACCGACGACGGGCTGGTGCCCTACTGGAGCTCGCACCTTCCGCACGCGGATTCGGAGAAGGTGATCGTGTCCGGGCACAGCGTGCAGGAAGCCACGCCGGCCATCGTCGAACTGCGGCGGATCCTGCATGAAGACATGCAACAGCACGGCGCCGTGGTGAAATAG
- a CDS encoding MFS transporter: protein MEQQGIAVPGTRWGDLLSGRNAVRSLALAGGVALHAVNVYIATTMLPTVVEDIGGLDLYAWNTTLFVVASILGSALSIKLLERAGPRGSYALATLIFAAGAVICALATSMPMMLVGRLVQGVGGGFLFALAYAMIRLAFEEPLWPRAMALVSGMWGVATLIGPAVGGVFAEWGVWRAAFWSVTAVAVLFALLASNVLPQREASSSAAARSSVPWLQILLLTLAVISVSLGSTSSSAVNNFIGIVMAVFLAVVLVRIESRAKQTLLPSGALRLRSPLAALYGLMSLLVVMITSGEVFVPLFLQVLHQQSPLAAGYLAALMAAGWTLGSLVGSGFSGRGVDRALMIGPALGWLGMIGLVLWVPAAGSGAWLQMVPICVALAVIGIGVGLAWPHLLTRVLTSAPPEEQERAGASITTIQLFATAAGAALAGMVANAAGLIEPGGAEGTARAARWLFATFALAPMLGMLLVERCRFPADVN from the coding sequence ATGGAACAGCAAGGCATCGCCGTCCCCGGCACCCGCTGGGGCGATCTCCTGTCCGGCCGCAATGCAGTGCGCTCACTTGCCCTGGCGGGCGGGGTCGCACTGCATGCGGTGAACGTCTACATCGCCACCACCATGTTGCCAACCGTGGTGGAGGACATCGGTGGCCTGGATCTCTACGCATGGAACACCACGCTCTTCGTGGTCGCGTCCATCCTGGGGTCGGCATTGTCGATCAAGCTGCTTGAACGTGCCGGGCCTCGTGGAAGCTATGCACTGGCGACGCTCATCTTCGCAGCCGGTGCCGTGATCTGCGCGCTCGCGACCTCGATGCCGATGATGCTGGTGGGGCGACTGGTGCAGGGTGTCGGCGGCGGCTTCCTGTTCGCACTGGCCTACGCCATGATCCGGCTCGCGTTCGAAGAGCCGCTCTGGCCCCGCGCGATGGCCCTGGTTTCGGGGATGTGGGGCGTGGCGACGTTGATCGGGCCTGCTGTGGGCGGCGTCTTCGCCGAATGGGGCGTATGGCGGGCCGCTTTCTGGTCGGTCACTGCGGTTGCCGTGTTGTTTGCACTGCTGGCGTCGAATGTCCTTCCGCAGAGGGAGGCATCGTCTTCAGCTGCGGCCAGGTCCTCGGTCCCGTGGCTGCAGATCCTGCTGCTGACCCTGGCCGTCATCAGCGTCTCCCTTGGCAGTACATCCTCGAGCGCAGTCAACAATTTCATCGGCATCGTGATGGCCGTGTTCCTCGCAGTGGTGCTGGTGAGGATCGAGTCCCGCGCGAAGCAGACGCTGCTTCCTTCCGGCGCTCTCCGGCTCCGCTCGCCGCTGGCCGCGTTGTATGGGCTGATGTCGCTGCTGGTGGTGATGATCACCAGCGGCGAGGTCTTCGTGCCACTGTTCCTGCAGGTGCTGCATCAGCAATCACCACTTGCTGCGGGCTATCTCGCGGCGTTGATGGCGGCCGGTTGGACGCTCGGGTCGTTGGTCGGCTCCGGCTTCAGCGGGCGCGGCGTTGACCGGGCGTTGATGATCGGCCCGGCGCTGGGATGGCTGGGCATGATCGGGCTGGTGCTGTGGGTGCCGGCTGCGGGCAGCGGTGCGTGGTTGCAGATGGTGCCGATCTGCGTGGCGCTGGCCGTCATCGGGATCGGCGTGGGCCTGGCCTGGCCTCACCTGCTGACACGTGTTCTGACCTCTGCACCGCCGGAGGAACAGGAGCGCGCCGGTGCGTCGATCACCACCATCCAGCTGTTCGCCACCGCGGCCGGGGCTGCGCTTGCCGGGATGGTCGCCAATGCAGCGGGATTGATCGAGCCGGGCGGGGCCGAGGGAACCGCGCGTGCGGCCCGGTGGCTGTTTGCCACCTTCGCGCTGGCGCCGATGCTGGGCATGCTGCTGGTGGAGCGATGCCGCTTTCCGGCGGACGTGAACTGA
- a CDS encoding S8 family serine peptidase has product MRTSLRVSLASAITLVLASAPAFAQPTERVWTRGMASNEQYSSFIVKYRDGSSKRVSATTAQDALKKRLGVQQRSKRSIGNAPPAAASVTHQRRMGGGADVVTTDKPLDLPEAQILMQRIADDPDVEYVQPNYMMSAFATPNDPRYGEQWHYSNPTSGARLPGAWDRSTGQGVVVAVVDSGYLNNNDLQANLLPGYDMISSTRPFSDWQCIIGGMNPGCGGSDDGDGRDADAFDASGIAHGTHVAGTVAAVTNNQIGVAGVAYNAKVVPVRVLGNQGNGGSADIIDGMLWSAGINVPNVPANANPAEVINLSLGGRRACSPAEQDAIDDITAQGTIVVVAAGNSNLDVSEFAPANCKGVIAVAANDQGGRRAFYSNYGAGIHITAPGGETWSCRASVGEFLPLATPPSQANCAPTRQHPAQGILSTVGNNAFDFMSGTSMAAPHVAGIVALMQAVAPVPKTTDQVKDILRRTAHPIAAANCPGGCGPGIIDAAEAVKAASN; this is encoded by the coding sequence ATGCGTACGTCGCTTCGGGTTTCCCTTGCCAGTGCCATCACCCTGGTCCTGGCCAGCGCCCCCGCCTTCGCCCAACCCACCGAACGGGTATGGACGCGAGGCATGGCCAGCAACGAGCAGTACAGCAGTTTCATCGTCAAGTACCGGGACGGCAGCAGCAAGCGCGTCTCCGCCACCACCGCGCAGGATGCGCTGAAGAAGCGCCTCGGCGTCCAGCAGCGCAGCAAGCGTTCGATCGGCAACGCACCGCCAGCAGCCGCGTCCGTAACCCATCAACGCCGCATGGGCGGCGGGGCCGACGTGGTCACCACGGACAAGCCACTGGACCTCCCGGAAGCGCAGATCCTGATGCAGCGCATCGCCGACGATCCGGACGTCGAGTATGTGCAGCCGAACTACATGATGAGCGCATTCGCCACACCGAACGACCCACGCTACGGCGAACAGTGGCACTACAGCAATCCGACCAGTGGCGCGCGCCTGCCCGGCGCGTGGGATCGCTCCACTGGCCAGGGCGTGGTGGTGGCTGTGGTCGATTCGGGCTACCTCAACAACAACGACCTGCAGGCCAACCTGCTGCCGGGCTACGACATGATCTCGTCGACCCGTCCGTTCAGTGATTGGCAATGCATCATCGGCGGAATGAATCCCGGCTGTGGCGGCTCCGACGATGGCGATGGACGCGACGCGGATGCCTTCGATGCCTCGGGCATCGCACACGGCACCCACGTCGCTGGAACGGTCGCTGCGGTGACCAACAACCAGATCGGCGTGGCCGGCGTGGCCTACAACGCGAAGGTCGTGCCGGTACGCGTACTCGGCAACCAGGGCAATGGCGGTTCCGCCGACATCATCGATGGCATGCTCTGGAGTGCCGGCATCAACGTGCCCAACGTCCCGGCCAATGCGAACCCGGCCGAAGTCATCAATCTCAGCCTGGGCGGCCGCCGCGCCTGCTCGCCGGCCGAGCAGGATGCAATCGACGACATCACCGCGCAGGGCACGATCGTGGTGGTCGCCGCCGGCAACAGCAATCTGGATGTGTCCGAGTTTGCTCCGGCGAACTGCAAGGGCGTGATCGCGGTGGCTGCCAACGATCAGGGCGGGCGACGCGCGTTCTACTCCAACTATGGCGCAGGCATCCATATCACCGCACCCGGTGGTGAAACCTGGTCCTGCCGCGCGTCCGTCGGCGAGTTCCTGCCGCTGGCCACGCCGCCTAGCCAGGCCAACTGCGCCCCGACCCGTCAGCATCCGGCGCAGGGCATCCTGTCCACGGTGGGTAACAACGCCTTCGACTTCATGTCCGGCACTTCGATGGCGGCGCCTCACGTCGCTGGCATCGTCGCGCTGATGCAAGCGGTTGCGCCGGTGCCAAAGACCACCGACCAGGTCAAGGACATCCTGCGTCGCACTGCGCACCCGATCGCCGCAGCGAACTGCCCGGGTGGCTGCGGGCCAGGCATCATTGACGCGGCCGAAGCCGTGAAGGCAGCCAGCAACTGA
- a CDS encoding KTSC domain-containing protein: MTSTTPATGRIQLFDVDSSQIHSIGHDADTNTLAIRFTKGYGDKRGPGSLYHYANFGAEEFQAFKDADSLGKHFGAYIKPFPEKYPYHKVAEQQQAA; the protein is encoded by the coding sequence ATGACCAGCACCACCCCGGCCACCGGCCGCATCCAGCTGTTCGACGTCGACAGCTCGCAGATCCATAGCATCGGCCACGACGCCGACACCAACACCCTCGCTATCCGCTTCACCAAGGGCTATGGCGACAAGCGCGGCCCAGGCTCGCTGTACCACTACGCCAACTTCGGCGCCGAGGAGTTCCAGGCGTTTAAGGATGCCGACTCCCTCGGAAAGCACTTCGGCGCGTACATCAAGCCGTTCCCGGAGAAGTACCCGTACCACAAGGTCGCCGAGCAGCAGCAGGCCGCCTGA
- the soxR gene encoding redox-sensitive transcriptional activator SoxR has protein sequence MKIDVSVPLSVGEVARRSGVSIATVHFYEAKGLIHGWRNNGNQRRYRRDVLRRIAVIKVAQRAGVPLATIKIALDDLPAERAPSSKDWARLSSNWRDMLNERIRSLVQLRDQLDECIGCGCLSLKDCPLRNPGDQLSQRGDGAVLLESDDGSRNGS, from the coding sequence ATGAAGATCGATGTCAGCGTTCCGCTTTCCGTGGGCGAAGTCGCGCGTCGCAGCGGGGTCAGCATTGCCACCGTGCACTTCTATGAAGCCAAGGGACTGATCCATGGCTGGCGCAACAACGGCAACCAGCGCCGCTACCGCCGCGACGTGCTGCGGCGCATTGCCGTGATCAAGGTCGCACAGCGGGCGGGCGTTCCTTTGGCCACGATCAAGATCGCGCTGGATGATCTTCCAGCCGAACGGGCGCCCAGTTCGAAGGACTGGGCAAGGCTGTCCAGCAACTGGCGCGACATGCTGAACGAGCGCATCCGCAGCCTGGTCCAGCTGCGCGACCAGCTTGACGAATGCATCGGCTGTGGTTGCCTGTCACTGAAGGACTGTCCGTTGCGAAACCCTGGCGACCAGTTGTCACAACGCGGCGACGGCGCCGTCTTGCTTGAATCGGACGACGGCAGCCGGAATGGGTCATGA
- a CDS encoding DNA cytosine methyltransferase, which translates to MADGSRSFNFPAPQRSRLRQGEIVVDLFAGGGGASEGLKQALGIDPALAYNHDELAIGMHAANHPLTQHHREDIWHADPRVDVAGRPIGWFHASPDCTHFSQAKGGQPRSRKTRALSWVVLKWVGQLRRADALNGTNTAPRIISMENVWQILTWGPLVAKRCKETGRVFKAVFEDREVKRKTGEVETERVHVRTEVAASGERVPVWNQLLVPDKRHAGRTWRHFVAALRALGYVVEWRKLVASDYGAGTSRERLFLLARRDREAITWPQATHGDAPGQMARVTAADCLDFSIPCPSIFTRARPLADATMRRVAKGVMRHVIESADPFIVPVTHQGADRINSIHEPMKTITAANRGELMLAVPELAPFIAEHANASNQRTMAADEPLRTVCAGVKGGHFSVVTPILAGVGGRAGQSEPRSGGEPLYTMTTKADTALVAPTLVQTDYGEREGQAPRALDLQQPLGTVVAGGVKHAVAAPHLVKFRGDSIGTPATEPVPTITSGAGAARPAGAAHALGVAAASLVTLRRNMVGADARTPLTTVAAQAEHHALATAFLEQANGGFYQGAGNDARDPVSTITASGSQQRLVSAELSELTPEQEAGALRVAAFLVKYYGSGIAVDLHDPVDTITTKDRLALVTVHIQGVPYVIVDIGLRMLKPHELFRAQGFPTGYIIDRTADDKPLKTTAQVRMVGNSVSPPPLRALAEANLDAAAAPLAEAA; encoded by the coding sequence ATGGCTGACGGCTCCCGATCCTTCAACTTCCCCGCCCCGCAGCGCTCCCGCCTGCGCCAAGGCGAAATCGTGGTCGACCTGTTCGCCGGCGGCGGCGGCGCCAGCGAAGGCCTCAAGCAGGCCCTCGGTATCGACCCCGCCCTGGCGTACAACCACGACGAGCTCGCCATCGGCATGCACGCCGCGAACCACCCGCTCACCCAGCACCACCGCGAGGACATCTGGCACGCCGACCCGCGCGTGGACGTGGCCGGCCGCCCCATCGGCTGGTTCCATGCCTCCCCGGACTGCACCCATTTCAGCCAGGCCAAGGGCGGCCAGCCTCGCAGCCGCAAGACCCGGGCCCTGTCGTGGGTCGTGCTGAAGTGGGTCGGTCAGCTTCGCCGCGCAGATGCGCTCAACGGCACCAACACCGCGCCGCGCATCATCTCCATGGAGAACGTCTGGCAGATCCTCACCTGGGGACCGCTGGTTGCGAAGCGCTGCAAGGAAACCGGCCGGGTCTTCAAGGCGGTGTTCGAAGACCGCGAGGTCAAGCGCAAGACCGGAGAGGTCGAAACTGAGCGCGTGCACGTGCGCACCGAGGTCGCGGCGTCGGGCGAGCGCGTGCCGGTCTGGAACCAGTTGCTGGTGCCCGACAAGCGTCACGCCGGCCGCACCTGGCGTCACTTCGTCGCCGCGCTGCGTGCGCTGGGCTACGTGGTCGAGTGGAGAAAACTGGTCGCGAGCGACTACGGCGCCGGCACCAGCCGCGAACGCCTGTTCCTGCTGGCTCGCCGCGACCGGGAAGCCATCACCTGGCCGCAGGCCACCCATGGCGATGCGCCTGGACAGATGGCCCGCGTGACCGCCGCAGACTGCCTGGACTTCTCTATTCCCTGCCCCTCCATCTTCACCCGCGCCCGTCCACTGGCTGACGCCACCATGCGCCGCGTCGCCAAGGGCGTCATGCGCCACGTCATCGAATCGGCGGATCCGTTCATCGTGCCGGTGACGCACCAGGGCGCGGACCGGATCAACAGCATCCATGAGCCCATGAAGACCATTACCGCGGCCAACCGTGGTGAGCTGATGCTGGCAGTGCCTGAGCTGGCGCCCTTCATCGCCGAGCATGCCAACGCCAGTAACCAGCGCACGATGGCCGCCGACGAGCCGCTGCGCACCGTCTGCGCAGGGGTGAAGGGTGGCCACTTCTCTGTGGTGACGCCCATCCTTGCCGGCGTCGGCGGCCGGGCCGGCCAGTCCGAGCCGCGCTCAGGCGGTGAACCTCTCTATACGATGACCACGAAGGCAGACACCGCACTGGTGGCGCCAACGTTGGTGCAGACCGACTATGGCGAGCGTGAGGGCCAGGCTCCGCGTGCGCTCGACCTGCAGCAGCCGCTGGGCACGGTGGTTGCCGGCGGCGTGAAGCATGCGGTGGCAGCCCCGCACCTGGTCAAGTTCCGAGGCGACAGCATCGGCACTCCTGCCACCGAGCCTGTGCCCACGATCACCTCTGGTGCTGGTGCCGCGCGCCCGGCCGGCGCCGCGCACGCTCTCGGCGTAGCCGCTGCCTCGCTGGTGACCTTACGGCGGAACATGGTCGGTGCCGACGCACGTACGCCGCTCACCACTGTGGCTGCCCAGGCCGAGCACCACGCGCTGGCCACTGCCTTCCTGGAGCAGGCCAACGGTGGCTTCTACCAGGGCGCCGGCAACGATGCCCGTGATCCCGTCAGCACCATCACCGCCAGCGGCAGCCAGCAGAGGCTGGTCAGCGCAGAGCTGTCCGAGCTGACGCCGGAACAGGAGGCCGGTGCGCTGCGCGTCGCCGCCTTCCTGGTGAAGTACTATGGCAGCGGCATCGCGGTCGATCTGCACGATCCCGTGGACACCATCACGACCAAGGACCGCTTGGCGTTGGTCACCGTCCACATCCAGGGCGTGCCGTACGTGATCGTGGACATCGGCCTGCGCATGCTCAAGCCCCACGAATTGTTCCGGGCACAGGGCTTCCCGACCGGTTACATCATCGATCGCACTGCAGACGACAAGCCTCTGAAGACCACCGCGCAGGTGCGCATGGTGGGCAACAGCGTCAGTCCGCCTCCGCTGCGCGCACTTGCTGAGGCAAATCTGGATGCGGCTGCTGCGCCGCTGGCGGAGGCCGCATGA
- a CDS encoding isoprenylcysteine carboxylmethyltransferase family protein, with amino-acid sequence MRWLETRVPPPLVMLLCAAIGYMGSRWQPGAALQLPVPELLAGLVMAFGVVLNLLPKLAFRRVGTTVNPLRPATSSVLVTHGVYRYTRNPMYLGQATVLAGAMLYLQNLTALLAVPLFVLYINRWQIMPEERALSARFPEAYAAFRQRVRRWL; translated from the coding sequence ATGCGATGGCTTGAGACCCGTGTTCCTCCGCCTCTCGTGATGCTGTTGTGCGCCGCCATCGGCTACATGGGCAGCCGATGGCAGCCGGGCGCGGCGCTGCAGCTACCCGTGCCGGAGTTGCTTGCGGGTCTGGTGATGGCCTTCGGCGTGGTATTGAACCTGCTGCCGAAGCTGGCCTTCCGGCGCGTGGGCACCACGGTCAACCCCCTGCGGCCAGCGACGTCGAGCGTGCTGGTCACGCACGGCGTGTACCGCTACACGCGCAACCCGATGTACCTGGGCCAGGCCACTGTCCTGGCAGGTGCCATGCTGTACCTGCAGAACCTGACCGCACTGCTGGCCGTGCCGCTGTTCGTGCTGTACATCAACCGATGGCAGATCATGCCGGAAGAGCGGGCACTGTCGGCCCGCTTTCCGGAGGCATACGCAGCCTTCCGCCAGCGCGTACGGCGCTGGCTCTAG